A single Balaenoptera ricei isolate mBalRic1 chromosome 13, mBalRic1.hap2, whole genome shotgun sequence DNA region contains:
- the ZNF892 gene encoding zinc finger protein 892, with the protein MEPKGRGSLSENSDLPHAGNPKENGLTTVLLTPASQESMIRDMAEAVTQWGQLNAPQGDVPEKHRNLVLLGLPISKPDVISRLECGEELEREVSKATSPDWDTGPECKELTQEQDISEEESAPVNTGVLIERFPKESSSECEDSLKSQQENHEKHLIQEVVPQKKPSGERSYQCDGFGRNFSRRTLLVQQQGERRHNCDSLKKNLKQNSDLMKHEKICAEKKPWKCNECEKAFSYYSAFVLHQRIHTGEKPYECNECGKAFSQSIHLTLHQRIHTGEKPYKCHECGKAFSHRSALIRHHIIHTGEKPYECNACGKAFNQSSYLTQHQRIHTGEKPYECNECGKAFSQSTFLTQHQVIHTGEKPYKCNECRKAFSDRSGLIQHQRTHTGERPYECNECGKAFGYCSALTQHQRTHTGEKPYKCNDCAKAFSDRSALIRHQRTHTGEKPYKCKECGKAFSQSSSLTKHQKTHTGEKPYKCKECGKAFSQSSSLSQHQKTHSGGKTKEYGKAFSEHSAFGQQKRIHTG; encoded by the exons ATGGAGCCTAAGGGCAGAG GGTCACTTTCTGAGAATTCAGACCTTCCCCATGCTGGAAACCCAAAAGAAAATGGCCTGACCACTGTGCTGCTGACCCCTGCATCCCAG GAGTCGATGATCAGGGATATGGCTGAGGCTGTCACCCAGTGGGGGCAGCTGAACGCTCCTCAAGGAGATGTGCCTGAGAAGCATAGGAATCTGGTCTTGCTGG GGCTTCCAATTTCCAAGCCTGATGTAATCTCTCGGTTGGAGTgtggggaggagctggagagAGAAGTCTCTAAAGCAACTAGTCCAG acTGGGATACAGGACCGGAATGCAAGGAACTAACTCAAGAGCAGGACATTTCTGAAGAAGAATCAGCCCCTGTTAACACTGGGGTGTTAATAGagagatttccaaaggaaagttcCAGTGAATGTGAGGATTCTTTAAAGAGTCAGCAGGAAAACCATGAGAAACATTTAATACAAGAGGTTGTCCCTCAGAAGAAACCTTCTGGGGAGAGAAGTTACCAGTGTGATGGATTTGGAAGAAATTTTAGTCGGAGGACATTACTTGTTCAGCAGCAAGGAGAGCGACGACACAATTGTGATTCACTTAAAAAGAACTTGAAACAAAATTCAGATCTAATGAAACATGAGAAAATTTGTGCAGAAAAGAAGCCTTGGAAGTGTAATGAGTGTGAAAAGGCCTTTAGTTACTACTCAGCTTTTGTCttacatcagagaattcacacaggagaaaaaccctacgaatgtaatgaatgtggtaaagcctTTAGTCAGAGCATACACCTTACTCTACACCAGAGAATTCATACgggagagaaaccttacaaatgtcacgaatgtgggaaagccttcagtcaCCGCTCAGCCCTTATTCGGCATCATATAATCCATactggggagaaaccctatgaatgcaaTGCATGTGGGAAGGCCTTTAATCAGAGTTCATACCTCACTCAACATCAgcgaattcatactggagagaaaccttatgagtgtaatgaatgtgggaaggccttcagcCAAAGCACATTCCTTACGCAGCATCAGGTcattcacactggagaaaaaccctataAGTGTAATGAATGCAGGAAAGCTTTTAGTGATCGTTCAGGCCTTATTCAGCACCAGAGAACTCATACTGGGGAGAGGCCTTATGagtgtaatgaatgtgggaaagcctttggCTACTGTTCAGCCCTGACTCAACACCAGAGAACTCACACTGGGGAGAAACCCTACAAATGCAATGATTGTGCCAAAGCCTTCAGTGACCGCTCAGCCCTTATTCGTCATCAGAGAacacacactggagagaaaccttacaagTGTAAGGAGtgtggaaaagctttcagccAGAGCTCATCTCTTACAAAGCATCAGAAAActcacactggagaaaaaccttataagtgtaaggaatgtggaaaagctttcagccAGAGTTCATCCCTTTCTCAACATCAGAAAACTCATTCTGGAGGGAAAACCAAGGAATACGGAAAAGCCTTTAGTGAGCATTCAGCCTTTGGCCAGCAaaagagaattcatactggataA
- the LOC132347128 gene encoding zinc finger protein 2-like, producing the protein MAAVLLTARWQKLLQFKDVAVKISKDEWKQLIPIQRALYREVMLENYQDFVSLGLLAPKPDVIFQLERGEEPWKLDFQEAEEKEVPGGTSLDQKARLESQDSTQRQDVSKKVKSRETLMEKLREDGPLGPVLGPENPEGTMKENPSGETLKKSSPKEKDSRQGSTPAKKTNSKGRSFAAYVGRPYSTTCPALAIRGLTLERSPMIVKSAGKPSAI; encoded by the exons atggCAGCTGTGCTGCTAACAGCCAGATGGCAG AAGTTACTCCAATTTAAGGATGTGGCTGTGAAGATCTCAAAGGATGAGTGGAAGCAGCTGATTCCTATTCAGAGAGCCCTTTACAGGGAGGTGATGCTGGAGAACTATCaggattttgtttctttgg GACTTCTAGCCCCTAAACCTGATGTGATTTTCCAGTTGGAGAGAGGTGAAGAGCCGTGGAAACTTGATTTTCAGGAAGCGGAAGAGAAAGAAGTCCCAGGAGGTACTTCTCTAG aCCAGAAGGCTAGACTTGAGAGCCAGGACTCAACTCAAAGGCAGGATGTTTCTAAAAAAGTAAAGTCACGAGagacattaatggaaaaactCAGAGAAGATGGTCCTCTGGGTCCTGTACTTGGCCCAGAAAACCCTGAGGGCACGATGAAGGAAAATCCTTCAGGGGAGACTTTGAAGAAATCCTCCCCCAAGGAAAAGGACTCCAGGCAAGGATCCACTCCTGCTAAGAAAACCAACAGTAAAGGGAGAAGCTTTGCAGCATATGTAGGAAGACCTTATTCAACCACTTGTCCCGCACTTGCAATCAGAGGTCTCACGCTGGAGAGAAGCCCTATGATTGTAAAGAGTGCGGGAAAGCCTTCAGCTATCTGA